The sequence ATTCGCCCAAACGTGGTTCTGGTGCCTGTTCGTTGTCATATACAACCCTCACACTAGCCATAAACTGTCTCACGAAATCAGGATAGCAATCATATTGTTTAGTGCAAACAGTCCCCATATTCATCCTATCTAGCAATCTCAAAACCTCATCCTGGATTCCCATCCTATGTAAAAGAGCAGGGTACACAAACTTTGTGGGTTCAATCTCTACATCTACCCAAGCATTGTAAAGCATAGTTTCATATTCTCCCACAACTAACACTGGCCTATTGATGAATTCTGCTTTCTTAAGCTCAGCAAGTGGATTCTCCCATACTAATTGGGTTGGAATtggttcaccttcttcttttggcCATGGGAAACAAGATTGAATGGAAGATGGAAGTGAAAGGTCTGGGAGGTCAGAGGAATGAATCGCCGGAGGTCTCAGAGGCGGAGCAGCAGCGGCCGAAGCTGACAGAGGCGGACGGCGGTTGGACTGGCGAGTTGGGCGAGAAGATGAAGCTTCGCCGTTGTCGGTTCGTTGCTTCTTCCTCAGTACCATCACTCCAAAACACGAAATTGACACCGGATCCGGGTAGAGGAGAGAAAACCGAGTGGAATAGAGCTTTGAATCACTCAAAACGGAttagaattaagaaaattatgagGATTTGAAGCTTTGGTcgaatggaagaagaagaagacgactcgGGTTTTTAGTCTGGTGTTCCTCGGTtttaacggtgtcgaccgacacccataAATGGTGACGGTCGATGCTGCTTCATTTAGACCCGGCCCATTTTTAATTTCAGGTCCAGTTTCTCAAACCCAATTATCAAACCCATTAACCCTTATGTCCATCTGCGATCCAATAACGGTgacgaccgacacccaggtggtgtcaaaaatcaatatgttagtaatcttaaaagaaaattgaaaaataaatagttcctaccagtgggttgcctcccactcagcgcttattttaagtcattagcttgacttggcaaCGGATTAGGCGGAGGGTGCTTCGTCCAAACGCACAATGTGCCCGTCTAGTATCTCGGCTTTTGCCCAATAATTGTTCACCCTTTTACCATTAACAGTGAACTTCTCTCCCTTGGAATTTAGCAACACAATGGCTCCATATGGTCTAACTTCTTGGACAGTGAAAGGACCAGACCAACGGGAACGGAGTTTACCTGGGAATAGCTTCAAACGAGAATTGTAAAGAAGTACCTGGTCATTGGGCTCAAAAtgtctggagatgatcttcttatcatgataagccttAATTATCTCCTTGTACAGCTTGGAATTCTCATATGCATGAAATCGCAgctcatccaactcattcaactgcactaaccttctctctgaagctgtcttggcatcaaaattcatcaacttaACTGCCCAGGCTGCCTTGTGCTCTAACTCCACTGgaagatgacatgctttcccaTAAATCAGATGAAAAGGTGTGGTGCCAAGTGGTGTTTTATAAGCAGTTCTATATGCCCAAAGTGAATCATCAAGCTTCATAgcccaatccttccttgtaaCACCAACTGTCTTTTCAAGAATCTCCTTAATCTGTCTGTTGGAAACCTCTACTTGACCACTAGTCTGAAGGTGATATGGAGTAGCCACTCTATGCTGAACCCCATACTTTTTCAGCAGCTTGTCAAATGATTTATTGATAAAGTAAttacctccatcactgataACAATTCGAGGCACTCCAAACCTTGGAAAGATgatggtcttaaacagcttaagaaccacaGCAGAATCATTCTTCGGACAGGCGATCGCTGCAACCCACTTTGAGACATAATCAACAACAACCAAGATGTAGCTGTTCATATAAGAAGATGGAaatggtcccatgaagtcaataCCCCAGCAATCAAACACTTCAACTTCAAGAAtgaagttttgtggcatctcattcCGTTTACTGATTTGACCTTTCCGCTGACAAGCATCGCATCTTGAGACAAACTCATGAGCGTCTTTGAACATCGTTGGCCACCAAAAGCCTGCTTGGAGAACCTTGGACACTGTTttgaatgtagcaaaatgtCCTGCATAGTCAGATCCatgacaatgaaacaaaacgtCAGGTACCTCAATCTCTGCTAAACATCTTCTGTAAACCCCATCACTGCAATGCTTAtataagtaaggttcatcccaatagtatcttCTAAGCTCTCTCATTAACCTCTTCTTGTTATAGCCAGTGAACTTCTCTGGTTCTACCTCTGCAGCAAGATAATTGGCAATATCAGCGTACCAGGGTTGATTGGAGTTAACCACAGCAGCTAAATCACCATCATACGACCAATCTGTCTCGGGAAaacatgggtgtcgaccgatgccagtgtgctgtcgatcgacaccatctgtaTCCGAGAACAGACTCTTTGTTTCATCAGTCTGAAACCCTATACCCACAAAATAGACGTGTTCTTCAAGTAAACAATCATGTATTgggacatcatcatcaattctaatCCTGGACAAGTGATCAGCAACACCATTCTCAATTCCCTTCTTATCCTTCACTTCAATGTcaatttcttgaagaagaagaatccatctcaaaagtCTAGGCTTTGCATCTTTCTTCTGCATCAAATACTTtaaagcagcatgatcagtatgaacaatGACTTTTGAACCAAATAGATAAGACCGGaatttttcaaaagcaaacacaactgcCAACaactctttctctgttgttgcataatttctttGTGCATCATCAAGTGTTCTGCTTGCATAGTAGATTGCATGCAGCTTCTTGTCTCTTCTTTGTCCCAGCACTGCTCCCACTGCAAAATCACTAACATCACACATAACCTCAAATGGTATAGCCCAATCTGGTGGCTGAACAATAGGAGCACTCACAAGCTCTTGCTTAATCCTTTCAAAAGCTATTCTGCATTCATCAGtgaattcaaacttgacatctttgCACAACAAAGCAGAAAGTGGTCTAGCTATCTTGCTGAAATCCTTAAGGAATCGCCTATAGAACCCTGCATGCCCAAGAAAACTCCTCACTGCCTTCACATTCTTTGACATTTGAAGACCTGTCATCACCTCTATCTTGGCGCGGTCAACCTCTATTCCAGCTTCTGAAACCCTGTGGCCAAGCACTAtgccatctctaaccataaaatgacatttttcccaattaaGCACCAGATGCTTCTCTTCACACCTTGCTAGCACCTTGCATAAGTTGTCTAAACAGttcttgaatgaagacccataaactgaaaaatcatccatgaatACCTCCATAAAGTCTTCAATCATATCAGTAAAGATAGAAATCATACATCTTTGAAATGtcgcaggagcattacagagaccaaaaggcattctTCGGTAAGCAAAGGTACCATATGGGCAAGTGAAagtggtcttctcttgatcatcaggatgaattggaatttgaaagaacCTGGAATAgccatccaaaaagcagtagtatggatgaTTAGCTAGCCTCTTCAACATctgatcaatgaaaggaagcGGGAAGTGATCTTTTCGGGTTGCAACATTCAGCTTCATGTAGTCTATGCATATCCTATGACCAGTAATTGTCCTTGTAGGGatcagctcattcttgtcattcttcaccactgtTACTCCGCCCTTCTTAGGAATAACATGTACCGGACTAACCCAATTGTTGTCAGATATTGGATAGATGATCCCAACATTCAGCAGCTTCATGATCTCTTTCTTGACAACATTGTCAGCATTAATCTAATGCTACGAAATACTTAACATCCGATTTTGGTACTTTTAGTAGCAGTTCGTAAATTCGTGCTACAACGAACTACTACCGACgctcatatttcttgtagtgtttcgATGAGCCGGATCCCATGGCaaatcatccaaaccataaatAGGTGGTGGAAATTTTCTTTCTAGAAACCAATCCATTGATGTTAAAGTTAGAATTAACCTACAAACAGAACATAAACGAGAATAATGGACAAAAGATAGAAGACACcataatagaaaaagaaagatttattAGCTCTGTTTACCTGGGAATAGCTTCAAACGAGAATTGTAAAGAAGTACCTGGTCATTGGGCTCAAAAtgtctggagatgatcttcttatcatgataagccttAATTATCTCCTTGTACAGCTTGGAATTCTCATATGCATGAAATCGCAgctcatccaactcattcaactgcactaaccttctctctgaagctgtcttggcatcaaaattcatcaacttaACTGCCCAGGCTGCCTTGTGCTCTAACTCCATTGgaagatgacatgctttcccaTAAATCAGATGAAAAGGTGTGGTGCCAAGTGGTGTTTTATAAGCAGTTCTATATGCCCAAAGTGAATCATCAAGCTTCATAgcccaatccttccttgtaaCACCAACTGTCTTTTCAAGAATCTCCTTAATCTGTCTGTTGGAAACCTCTACTTGACCACTAGTCTGAAGGTGATATGGAGTAGCCACTCTATGCTGAACCCCATACTTTTTCAGCAGCTTGTCAAATGATTTATTGATAAAGTAAttacctccatcactgataACAATTCGAGGCACTCCAAACCTTGGAAAGATgatggtcttaaacagcttaagaaccacaGCAGAATCATTCTTCGGACAGGCGATCGCTGCAACCCACTTTGAGACATAATCAACAACAACCAGGATGTAGCTGTTCATATAAGAAGATGGAaatggtcccatgaagtcaataCCCCAGCAATCAAACACTTCAACTTCAAGAAtgaagttttgtggcatctcattcCGTTTACTGATTTGACCTTTCCGCTGACAAGCATCGCATCTTGAGACAAACTCATGAGCGTCTTTGAACATCGTTGGCCACCAAAAGCCTGCTTGGAGAACCTTGGACACTGTTttgaatgtagcaaaatgtCCTGCATAGTCAGATCCatgacaatgaaacaa comes from Camelina sativa cultivar DH55 chromosome 19, Cs, whole genome shotgun sequence and encodes:
- the LOC109130895 gene encoding uncharacterized protein LOC109130895; translation: MDWFLERKFPPPIYGLDDLPWDPAHRNTTRNMSINADNVVKKEIMKLLNVGIIYPISDNNWVSPVHVIPKKGGVTVVKNDKNELIPTRTITGHRICIDYMKLNVATRKDHFPLPFIDQMLKRLANHPYYCFLDGYSRFFQIPIHPDDQEKTTFTCPYGTFAYRRMPFGLCNAPATFQRCMISIFTDMIEDFMEVFMDDFSVYGSSFKNCLDNLCKVLARCEEKHLVLNWEKCHFMVRDGIVLGHRVSEAGIEVDRAKIEVMTGLQMSKNVKAVRSFLGHAGFYRRFLKDFSKIARPLSALLCKDVKFEFTDECRIAFERIKQELVSAPIVQPPDWAIPFEVMCDVSDFAVGAVLGQRRDKKLHAIYYASRTLDDAQRNYATTEKELLAVVFAFEKFRSYLFGSKVIVHTDHAALKYLMQKKDAKPRLLRWILLLQEIDIEVKDKKGIENGVADHLSRIRIDDDVPIHDCLLEEHVYFVGIGFQTDETKSLFSDTDGVDRQHTGIGRHPCFPETDWSYDGDLAAVVNSNQPWYADIANYLAAEVEPEKFTGYNKKRLMRELRRYYWDEPYLYKHCSDGVYRRCLAEIEVPDVLFHCHGSDYAGHFATFKTVSKVLQAGFWWPTMFKDAHEFVSRCDACQRKGQISKRNEMPQNFILEVEVFDCWGIDFMGPFPSSYMNSYILVVVDYVSKWVAAIACPKNDSAVVLKLFKTIIFPRFGVPRIVISDGGNYFINKSFDKLLKKYGVQHRVATPYHLQTSGQVEVSNRQIKEILEKTVGVTRKDWAMKLDDSLWAYRTAYKTPLGTTPFHLIYGKACHLPVELEHKAAWAVLLYNSRLKLFPGKLRSRWSGPFTVQEVRPYGAIVLLNSKGEKFTVNGKRVNNYWAKAEILDGHIVRLDEAPSA